In one Oryza glaberrima chromosome 2, OglaRS2, whole genome shotgun sequence genomic region, the following are encoded:
- the LOC127761294 gene encoding amino acid permease 3-like — protein sequence MLPRSRTLPPRIHDGVVVVERDVRRYQQLPQQVEMEMTTTKRQQDHQVETMTTKKIDEEDEEVDDDGRAKRRGTVWTAASHIITAVIGSGVLSLAWAIAQLGWVVGPTVMLLFAAVIYFTSNLLADCYRTGDPATGRRNYTYMDAVKANLGGAKVKVCGCIQYLNLLGVAIGYTIAASISMMAIQRSNCFHARGEQDPCHASSNVYMIMFGIVQVFFSQIPDFDQVWWLSILAAVMSFTYSAVGLALGAAQVAQNRTFAGSAMGVAVGFVTKTGDVVTPAQKVWRNLQALGDIAFAYSYSIILIEIQDTLRSPPAEARTMRKATGISVVVTSVFYLLCGCMGYAAFGDDAPGNLLTGFGFYKPYWLLDVANMAIVVHLVGAYQVYCQPLFAFVERRAERRWPNGLPGGDYDLGWIKVSVFRLAWRTCFVAVTTVVAMLLPFFNDVVGILGALGFWPLTVYFPVEMYIAHRRIRRWTTTWVGLQALSLACLLVSLAAAVGSIAGVLLDLKSYRPFRSTY from the exons ATGTTGCCGAGAAGCCGAACGCTCCCGCCAAGGATTCATGATGGCGTCGTGGTG GTAGAACGCGATGTGAGGAGGTACCAGCAGCTGCCGCAGcaggtggagatggagatgacGACGACCAAGAGGCAGCAGGATCATCAGGTGGAGACGATGACGACGAAGAAGattgatgaagaagatgaagaggtGGACGACGACGGTCGGGCGAAGCGGAGGGGGACGGtgtggacggcggcgtcgcacaTCATCACGGCGGTGATCGGGTCAGGTGTGCTGTCGCTGGCGTGGGCGATCGCGCAGCTGGGCtgggtggtgggccccaccgtcATGCTCCTCTTTGCTGCCGTCATCTACTTCACCTCCAACCTCCTCGCCGACTGCTACCGCACCGGCGACCCCGCCACCGGCAGAAGGAACTACACCTACATGGACGCCGTCAAGGCCAACCTCG GCGGTGCCAAGGTGAAGGTTTGCGGATGCATTCAGTACCTCAACCTTTTGGGAGTGGCCATCGGTTACACCATCGCCGCCTCCATTAGCATGAT GGCGATCCAGCGTTCCAACTGCTTCCACGCGAGAGGAGAGCAGGATCCTTGCCACGCCTCCAGCAACGTGTACATGATCATGTTCGGCATCGTCCAGGTGTTCTTCTCCCAGATCCCCGACTTCGACCAAGTCTGGTGGCtctccatcctcgccgccgtcatgtCCTTCACCTACTCCGCTGTCGGCCTCGCCCTCGGCGCCGCCCAGGTCGCCCAGAACCGCACGTTCGCCGGCAGCGCCATGGGCGTCGCCGTGGGCTTCGTCACCAAGACCGGCGACGTCGTCACCCCCGCGCAGAAGGTGTGGCGCAACCTGCAGGCGCTGGGGGACATCGCCTTCGCCTACTCCTACTCCATCATCCTCATCGAGATCCAGGACACGctgcggtcgccgccggcggaggcgaggacgatGCGGAAGGCGACGGGGATCAGCGTGGTGGTGACGAGCGTGTTCTACCTGCTGTGCGGATGCATGGGGTACGCGGCGTTCGGCGATGACGCGCCGGGGAACCTCCTCACCGGCTTCGGCTTCTACAAGCCCTACTGGCTGCTGGACGTGGCCAACATGGCGATCGTGGTACACCTGGTGGGGGCGTACCAGGTGTACTGCCAGCCGCTCTTCGCCTtcgtggagaggagggcggagcggcggtggcccaacggcctccccggcggcgactACGACCTGGGGTGGATAAAGGTGAGCGTGTTCAGGTTGGCGTGGCGGACGTGCTTCGTGGCGgtgacgacggtggtggcgatgCTGCTGCCCTTCTTCAACGACGTGGTGGGCATCCTGGGGGCGCTCGGCTTCTGGCCGCTCACCGTCTACTTCCCCGTCGAGATGTACATCGCCCACCGCCGCATCCGGAGGTGGACAACCACCTGGGTCGGCCTGCAGGCGCTCAGCCTCGCCTGCCTTCTcgtctcgctcgccgccgccgtcggctccatcgccggcgtccTGCTCGACCTCAAGTCCTACCGTCCATTCCGCTCCACCTACTAA
- the LOC127763567 gene encoding thiosulfate sulfurtransferase 18-like, producing the protein MAPPYETSAAGSESPVPVVTVDVAAASDLITSAGHRYVDVRTEEEMNKGHLRNSLNVPFMFVTPQGKEKNPLFVEQFSSLVSKEEHVVVGCQSGKRSELACVDLLEAGFKNVKNMGGGYAAWLDNGFPINTPPHTMY; encoded by the exons ATGGCGCCTCCCTATGAAACCAG CGCCGCCGGCTCTGAATCGCCGGTGCCGGTGGTAACGGtggatgtggcggcggcgagcgacctTATCACCTCGGCCGGCCACCGTTACGTCGACGTCAG GACAGAGGAGGAAATGAACAAGGGCCATCTACGCAACTCCCTCAACGTGCCCTTCATGTTCGTCACGCCGCAAGGCAA GGAAAAGAATCCTCTGTTTGTGGAGCAGTTCTCGTCGCTGGTGAGCAAAGAGGAGCATGTGGTTGTG GGGTGCCAAAGCGGGAAGAGGTCGGAGCTAGCATGCGTTGATCTCCTTGAAGCA GGGTTCAAGAACGTGAAGAACATGGGAGGAGGCTACGCAGCGTGGCTCGACAATGGATTCCCCATAAACACTCCTCCTCATACAATGTATTAA
- the LOC127763565 gene encoding uncharacterized protein LOC127763565 yields the protein MASSAAARSRAAASAAWARLLSLRPSPPVSSTHHLTLRIASPRRHFAFSANASSGSSRLKQIQSERVIHDLFAELQRERQRDRQEEDEDEGEDEDYLGVKPLIEKLERRRAKEEAAPDDSFWEPTDSDSDEEDERYTPDAIKRRVDEFERKCNRHSELLRSFAEAETLDDAHKWMTKIDRFEERHLKLPLEYRVIGDMMNRLKDATGKDRFLLLQKLNRAVRIMECREAYDPSNPSNFGVIQHQQVGSPEDLVLNAGFDREKQMIQGAGDDDDDEEFNEDKEKDDLLIEKLNSIEKKIEEKLAELDHTFGKKGRVLEEEIKNLVEERNSLTEHKRRPMYRKGFDVKVIDVNRTCKVTKGGQIAKFTALLATGNYHGVVGFAKARGPTAKIAIQRAYEKCFQDLHYMERYEDHTIAHAIQAKYEKTKIYLWPGPMRSGMSAAGRTVETVLYLAGFSNVKSKIIGSRNPLNVIKALFIALNAIETPKDVEQKFGRTVVESYLL from the exons atggcctcctccgccgccgcccggtcccgcgccgccgcctccgccgcgtggGCGCGCCTCCTCTCCCTGCGCCCCAGCCCTCCCGTATCCTCCACCCACCATCTAACCCTGCGGAtcgcctcccctcgccgccactTCGCCTTCTCCGCCAACGCCTCCTCCGGCAGCTCTAGGCTCAAGCAGATCCAGAGCGAGCGGGTCATCCACGACCTCTTCGCCGAGCTCCAGCGAGAGCGCCAGCGGGACCGccaggaggaggatgaggatgagggtGAGGATGAGGACTACCTGGGCGTCAAGCCGCTCATCGAGAAGCTCGAGCGCCGCAGGGCCAAGGAGGAGGCCGCGCCGGACGATTCCTTCTGGGAGCCCACCGACTCCGACAgtgacgaggaggacgagcgcTACACCCCTGACGCCATCAAGCGCCGCGTCGACGAGTTCGAGCGCAAGTGCAACCGCCACTCCGAACTCCTACGCTCCTTCGCCGAAGCCG AAACCCTTGACGATGCCCACAAATGGATGACCAAGATCGACAGATTCGAGGAGCGCCATTTGAAGCTTCCACTGGAGTACAGAGTCATCGGCGACATGATGAACCGCCTCAAAGATGCCACCGGCAAGGACCGCTTTCTTCTCCTCCAGAAGCTTAACCGAGCTGTTAGAATCATGGAATGCAGGGAAGCATACGATCCCAGCAACCCCTCCAATTTCGGGGTCATCCAACACCAGCAGGTCGGCTCTCCGGAGGATCTTGTGCTCAATGCTGGCTTTGACAGGGAGAAGCAGATGATCCAAGGGgctggtgacgacgacgacgacgaggaattCAATGAAGACAAGGAGAAGGATGATCTGCTCATAGAGAAGTTGAATTCTATCGAAAAGAAGATCGAGGAGAAATTAGCTGAGTTAGATCATACGTTTGGTAAGAAGGGCAGAGTTCTAGAGGAGGAAATTAAGAATCTTGTTGAAGAGCGCAACTCCCTCACGGAGCATAAGAGGAGACCTATGTACAGGAAA GGTTTTGACGTCAAGGTCATTGATGTTAATCGGACGTGTAAAGTCACAAAG GGAGGCCAAATAGCAAAATTCACAGCATTGTTAGCGACTGGAAACTACCATGGTGTTGTAGGATTTGCAAAAGCTAGAGGTCCGACAGCCAAGATTGCAATTCAAAGG GCTTATGAGAAATGCTTCCAGGACCTCCATTACATGGAGCGATATGAGGACCACACAATTGCTCATGCAATTCAGGCCAAATATGAGAAGACAAAG ATATACCTCTGGCCTGGACCAATGAGAAGTGGAATGTCTGCTGCTGGTAGGACGGTTGAAACAGTACTGTATTTAGCTGGTTTCAGCAACGTCAAGTCAAAG ATTATTGGTTCAAGGAACCCCCTGAATGTTATCAAAGCTCTCTTCATAGCATTAAACGCC ATTGAAACGCCAAAGGATGTTGAGCAGAAGTTTGGGCGGACCGTGGTTGAGTCATACTTATTGTAG
- the LOC127763250 gene encoding phytochrome-interacting ankyrin-repeat protein 2: MVQFRSSLSMSRARTRHGDGDDRGWNQLHVASRKGDLNQVRRLLDDGMDVNAPAWGPKSPGATPLHLAAQGGHVKIMDELLERGANIDARTKGACGWTPLHIAAKERNKRAVRFLIENGAFLPPDMNDHRFNPPLHYCSGLEWAYEMKRMQDESDSTGETSLSSES; this comes from the exons ATGGTGCAATTCCGCAGCTCTCTCAGCATGAGCCGGGCACGGACccgccacggcgatggcgacgaccgCGGCTGGAACCAGCTCCACGTCGCCTCCCGCAAGGGCGACCTCAACCAG GTGAGGCGTCTCCTGGATGATGGCATGGATGTCAATGCACCTGCATGGGGGCCAAAATCACCTGGCGCTACTCCCCTGCATTTGGCTGCTCAGGGTGGACATGTTAAAATCATGGACGAGCTACTGGAGCGGGGTGCAAATATTGATGCTCGCACAAAAGGAGCTTGTGGAT GGACCCCTCTACATATTGCTGCTAAGGAAAGGAACAAAAGAGCTGTCAGGTTTCTGATTGAGAATGGTGCATTCTTGCCACCTGACATGAATGACCACAGGTTCAATCCTCCTCTCCATTACTGCTCTGGATTGGAATGGGCATATGAGATGAAGCGCATGCAAGACGAAAGTGATTCGACCGGTGAAACTTCTCTGAGCTCGGAGAGCTAG
- the LOC127763251 gene encoding small nuclear ribonucleoprotein SmD3b-like: MSRSLGIPVKLLHEAAGHVVTVELKTGEVYRGSMVECEDNWNCQLDNITFTAKDGKVSQLEHVFIRGSRVRFMIIPDMLKNAPMFKRLEARIRGKGSAIGVGRGRAVAMRARAAAGRGGGPVGRGGAPPVRR, encoded by the exons ATGAGCCGCAGCCTTGGTATCCCAGTGAAGCTGCTGCACGAGGCGGCGGGGCACGTGGTGACCGTGGAGCTCAAGACCGGCGAGGTGTACCGCGGCTCCATGGTCGAGTGCGAGGACAACTGGAACTGCCAGCTCGACAACATCACCTTCACCGCCAAG gacGGCAAGGTCTCCCAGCTGGAGCACGTCTTCATCAGAGGAAGCAGGGTCAGGTTCATGATCATACCCGACATGCTCAAGAACGCCCCCATGTTCAAGCGCCTCGAGGCTAGGATTAGG GGTAAAGGCTCAGCTATTGGTGTTGGCCGTGGCCGTGCCGTTGCTATGCGTGCTCGG GCTGCTGCTGGTCGTGGTGGTGGTCCAGTTGGACGGGGTGGTGCACCTCCTGTGAGGCGGTAG